AATAAGGTTTCAAAATCTAATGAAACAAAGATCATGTAATAAATCAAGAGACATAATAACTAGTTAGACAAATAAGAAAATTCAAAACAAAAGGAGTttaaatagatattcataatttaaaaatatatgggaaaaattaaaaaaaaaaattaacaccCGCTACTTGATTTTCATCCCAACTTTTTTTATTATGTCTAAACTAAATAGATTTTGAAATTCAATTACGTTTAATTTCAAATGGATATTAAAAATGGGGTAATCTAACAATCTGCACTACTTTAACATCATATTAAAAAGATACAAGTCACCGCATAAATTAATATGTGTATTTATTTAAATATGGGGAGAAGTTTTAGTAAGACCTAATAATATTGATTTGTTGGAAACATGTAAAACACATAGATTCAAAAGTAAAAAAGAAGTGCATGTGATGGTTTATACCAAGAGATCACGTATATACAAGAATTTAACTTAAAGTGAAATTAtgataaaattatttataaaaaaacagCGATGTATAAGGTGCATATTAATAGAGATATATGTTACCTTAACTGGTAACGAGCTTTGGTCAccttttacttgcttcttgttCCTGCTTCTGCTACTTCTCCCTTCGGTATATATAATCCTAAAATCACTTTGTAAAACTCTAAAATCACTATGCAAAACTATCGTGCTGATAACATGTTATGAAAATAACTAAAATACTACTAAATATAAAGGGTAGGTGAGAAAGACTTTCATTATCATATTGATGTGTGTCTCAAACTCATACAAACGACTCTATATATTAAGTTACTTGGACAATGAAAAGTCAAAAGTTGGCCAATAAATGAGTGGATGCAAAAAGGTGAGAAACACAAGGGTCATCCACACATTATACATAACACTATTGTTcatataattattaatataaatgatttaaatattaatattttataaataaaaatgatttgaatatgatatttgatatggatagaaaatataTCGTAAATATACATTAAATGTCACATTAGTTACACTTAGGCCTCTTGTCTGAAGTCCAATACAAACCTGTCTGGTCCGAGCTCGTAGCAGACTCAGAACGTCCCATGTAGACAAGGCCCACCAgcagaggtcgtcaaggtccacgaacacaagCTGTTCACGGACTAGGACAAATACGGCTGGTAGAGCAGATACATGTGTcctaaacggactcaaagtcctacacagaaggttctggagttccttcccttaaaggactcctaatcaccatctaagttggagacttgtccaccaagtctcccaacccAAGTCTAACgctagactcacctctatataaagggctttACCCCTCAactcagaactacatttttggcttgattctctaccaCACAAAGATACGTAGTCATCTTGCaaggaccgatagtcccgaacgcaagagcagccattaaagtTCGAAACTCACAAACCTTAGCATTAAATACTAACGCACCCTAGTTTTTGTTCCAAAACAatattataaatactattttatatgaatttaaaaattttgaaaaatcaaaataaaataaaatacgggTTTAGGAATATGAATATAATATATAAGATTTATACACCTACGATTAAGACCCGTAATAAAATATTTTTAGGCGAGAAATGGCCTTACTATTCCCCCAAATATatcttaaattttaaataaaaaattaaaaaaaaattatacaagtgtttagtaaatatttattatttgttaaatatataaattttatccGACCCGAGCCGAGTTACCGAGTTCGAGTCGAATCCGAGACGAGTCTGAGCCGAACATACAAAAAACTCGGTTTGGCTCGTTTAACTATCCGAGCTCATTTTCATATTTACGATCGATTCGTTTAAataaacgagccgagccgagttcaCTTAAATAAGACGATCTCGAGTTTTGTTCACGAACGATTCCGTTAATTTGCAGCAATAGGTAATGTATTACATTGTATAGCGTAAAAGTTTGATAATCCAAGCATCTTATTCTACTAATtcttttttcttaaaaaaatggTCACTTGTGTAAAAATATGAGTAAGAAATTGAAGTGAGTTTTTTTTTCTCCGATTTGAACTACATGCTATATAGTTAATATGAAATAAATGAAAGAAATGTGTCATTTCGaggaaagaaataaataaaagaaaaaagggCAACCAAACAGAATCTTATCTGTTTTATATGATAAAACTTCTCTTGGTGACCTTGTAGAGACCAATTTCTATTTTCCTCCACTCATGAGAAACCCCTATCTACCCCGCAAAAGCCAAATAAAGTACCACTTCAAACTAACTCAACAATATACAAAGCCCTCTAACTATTACATTCCCTCTCCAAACTACATTTTACTTTCTCTCAAGTTGGAGCTAAACCCACTTTCAGATCACTCTTTCAAGCCATTTTAAGGTAACCCGTGTCTCTTAAACTCTTTATTTCTCAATTTAATTATGTGGGCATGTGATGAAATTAAAGAAATCAAGAATGTGATTCctaaaaatcaagaaagttgaaaCTTTATGTGTTCTTTTTGTGAAAGTTGTCATTTTTAACAAAAGGGTTGCTTGGAATCTTACATTTCTTGATCTTTATAATGCATTTGTCATTGTTTGGTTACTGATTTTAGGTTTTTATTTGTTTTCATGTTTGGTATTTTTCATCTTTTAGACGAAAAGTATATTCTCAACTGGATTTTAGTTGACTGTATCACCATTTTGGTCAATTTTAGAACTCAATCTTTTACAAGAAATTAAATGTTTGTAATTTGTGTGTTTTTGTATGAAAGTTTATAGGACAATGGTAGGGTGGATACATCTATTAGTTGAATTTACTACATCATATGGAGAATATATATCTGTGTTTGTGTGTATTATGAAACTGGAAATTTGCTTCACAATTGTACTATTCATACATACAAGGGATCACGAGATGAACATTAAACTAGTTAAAATTAGAATGCACCACTTGAATCATTTTGTCATTACTGCTGATTTCTTAGATTCAATGTCAGATTTTTAGCAAATTTTCATCGAATTTTACTGTATATTATTACACTGTCTTTTCTTCAACTTTATCCAGTTTAGTTGTCTGCATTACAAGTTCTTTCTAAATAAAACAAAACGAACAAACCATAATGGTTTATTTATTGGGAGACCGATGACAGCAAGAGGTGAAAGCCAATCAGCTAGATAGTAACAAGGCTGCTGCCCAAATACTGTTTTGACAaaataagtcattttggactgTTCTTAATTTAACAAGGTAGAGCTGGATTCCAGATAGAACAATAAATTGATGAGCAAGACAAATGCATAATGTGGTTTGACCACTGTAGTATTTGGGGAATATGCTCATAGAAACAAAACAAAGCCCTTTGAAagataaattaaaaaaaatagtataAAAATTGGAAGAAATTCCATGGCTTCTTGAACACTGACTAGGTATATGTTATCTGCTAAGTTCTAGGGACGCATCAAGTCCTTGCCTCCTTGGTTTCTTTTTAATGTGTAAAATACGTTACCtaaatatatatttgataatCATGATCTGCATCAAGTTTCTAATAGATACTACTATTGTATAATTATGAATGCTCCTATTTTACATATCTTATAAGTTGTAACATTGTAATATGCAAACTCAATGGTGTGCAAAATTTATTGGCAATCCAATCTAAGTGGCAATCCAATCTAAGTTGGGGTATAAAATGGTGGGTTCCTAAGAATGATTATGTAACTTATGAAGATTCTGGGAACAAGGACTAACAATGTAAAAGATCATATGAAGGGTAAATTAAAACATGTAATTTTTCATATTTGTTAATGTTCAGAATATGACCAAGTCGAATCCTACTGATAGTGCCTTGCATTAACTTGGGAACAGGTGAGGATGGCTCAGATCTTAGCTCCGTCAGTGCAATGGCAGACGAGGTTCACAAAAAATTCTATAGAAGCAAGTTCAATGACATCAAAGATGTGGGGTTCTCTATTCCTGAAACAGAACAAGAAAGCACGGGTTAAAAGTTCTACCAAGTATAGAGCATTAGCAGTGAAGTCTGAGGATGGCACCATAAATAGGATGGAAGATCTACTAAATTTGGACGTAACTCCTTATACTGATAAGATCATCGCCGAGTATATTTGGTACGCTCTCTGCTTTGCACAGACATGGTCTAATAGTAATTATGTGCACTGAGCATGTTGTCCTTAAACAAATAAAAAACTCTCACGTTTATTGCTTACACACCATACACCTAGATCCCAGGCTTCTAGTCTGTGAAAGACATCTTGTTAATTTATAACATCTGCATCTTGAAACAGGATAGGAGGAACTGGTGTTGATGTTCGAAGCAAATCAAGGGTATTTTGGAGCTTACCTTGTTATTAATAATTATACTCTCATCATAGACTTATCTAAGATTTACTTTATTACTGAACTCCCTTATATGTATGTCTGCAGACAATCTCAAAGCCAGTTGAGCACCCTTCCGAGCTACCAAAATGGAACTACGATGGATCAAGTACTGGGCAAGCACCTGGAGATGATAGTGAAGTGATTTTATAGTAAGATTTTATTAAGCAGTGCTGCTATCTAATAAATTTTCCTTCTAGTCTTCTATCATATATTAAAATATTAGACTGTGTTCAGCCCTCAAGCAATTTTCAAGGACCCTTTCCGTGGCGGTAACAACATCCTCGTGAGTGAATCATCTTTTTGCGGCAATTGTAGTGTGTTCAGTTATTAAATATACttttattgatgacattttgatttTATTGTGGAAGCATGATAATATAAGAATTCTTGATCCCATTTTGAATCTTTATAAAGGTAATCTGCGATACCTACACTCCACAAGGAGAGCCTATCCCTACAAACAAACGCCACAAGGCTGCTCAAATATTTAGTGATGCCAAGGTTCTAGGTGAAGTTCCATGGTAAGAAAAATTCATGATTGTTCTTATTTATACACTTGAGCAATATGCAACTTATCTAGGATTTTGAAGGAATGGTATCATGGCATGCATAACACGATGATGCCTGAGTTTATAGTTGTCTGATAACAGATAGATCAGAAGTGATGTTATTCTTTGTTTCTTTTTTAAgtaatttttcataattttcttcCAGGTTTGGAATAGAGCAAGAGTAcaccttgatgcaacaaaatgTAAACTGGCCTTTGGGTTGGCCAGTTGGAGGCTATCCTGGTCCTCAGGTAATAAAATCTACGTTCAGCAAAGTGGTTATGCTACACATTTTATGTTATGAAACTATGACTATAACTTGCTCTTAAAATCTCTTTTATTATCATAGGGTCCATATTATTGTGCTGCTGGAGCGGATAAGTCATTCGGTAGAGACATATCTGACGCTCATTATAAGGCTTGCTTATATGCTGGAATTAATATTAGTGGCACAAATGGAGAGGTTATGCCTGGCCAGGTCTGTTTTCCTCTTGTTCTCTCTTCCAGAAACATATAGATGTTAAATTACTGGGAATATTCATTGTCGTATTTCTTTCCATTTTATTGCAGTGGGAATTTCAAGTAGGTCCTAGTGTCGGTATAGAAGCTGGTGATCACATCTGGTGTGCCAGATACCTCCTTGAGGCAAGTTAGATCAACAGATAATGGTCTCATAGCCAACTCCATGCAACCCCAGAAAACTATTTATTTGCCAATGATTAATATACCATGATTCATTTTCCGGAAGCCTTAATGTCCTTGTAATTCACTTAAAAAATGAAGTGTTGTGACCAAACCCTTGCTTCTTCAATTAACATTCCTCAAATTCTACAGTTTGTATTGAGGCTTCCTATTAGTTTCATCATATGTATGACATTTAACAAAGCAACTTTATTCTGTAAATGCATATGCTTAGATGCTTACTCTTCTTTTCTAACGCATATTAAATGGTTTGCATCTTCTGTGGCTTATTAATATAACAGAGAATTACTGAACAAGCTGGGGTTGTTCTCACACTTGACCCGAAACCAATTGATGTAAGCTAGATCACATACACGTTGCAGTTTCACTTCATAGCTGAATAGTTAATGTGAATAATCTAATCTCTCATTTTCATCTGCAGGGTGACTGGAATGGAGCAGGCTGCCACACCAACTACAGGTATTTTTGTTCTGTATTGTTAATTTATATTCAAGCTGGCTAATACTTCATAGGCATTGATGGCATATCAGTACTATCAGAAGATTCAGAACTAATAAACTTATCATTCTCTGGAATCACAGTACAAAAAGTATGAGAGAGGAGGGAGGCTTTGAAGTGATTAAGAAAGCAATCTTAAACCTTTCCCTTCGCCACAAAGAGCACATCAGTGCATATGGAGAAGGAAACGAGAGAAGATTGACAGGAAAGCATGAAACTGCCAGTATTGACTCCTTTTCATGGGTATGTTGATAGTGTTGACACCTAATTTCCGCAACGATGGCCAAGAATATTGATATGAAATATTTGATTCATTTTCTTGTCTGATAAAATGACTTCAACATGTAGGGAGTTGCTAATCGTGGTTGCTCAATCCGTGTGGGGCGTGATACTGAGAAGGAAGGCAAAGGTAGGCCCTGTGATTAGTAAAACTAGAAAAAAGTTGGCATTACTATTAACACCCTTATAGGTTATCAAGTACCAAGTGACAGAATCTGCACAGAATCAATTAGTTACTTTGAAGATTCTTCAAAACAAAATATTTAACATCCTTTCTATCTCGTGGTAGGTTACTTGGAAGATCGGCGCCCTGCTTCAAACATGGACCCATACATTGTGACTGGTTTACTTGCCGAAACTACATTACTGTGGGAGCCAACGCTTGAAGCTGAAGCTCTTGCTGCACAGAAACTGTCTTTGAATGTTTAGATTCGATTGGAGATAGATTTACGTATTCCACGAAATTCGTTGTCGTCTATTTACCCCGCTTCCTGCTTTCTTTGGATCATTAGTTGATGATTTTTGTAAATAAGGAGCCCCAGTGGTTGACCTTTCTTTTTATTATGAAAGACACATTCTTGGAGGTCATTGGGTGTTTGAGAAGTAATAATTATGATGAAATTGATAATACTTCTCTAGGAAGCAATTGTTATGAAGTTCTGAGGCTGAAAACTCTATTTCGGAATGAGCTTTGTtcagaaaattttaaaattaagcGAGCTGAGGCTGAACCTTTATTTTAAACATGAAATCTGGTAAATGGTCTTGTTGAACTACGTCAACTGAAAAAAATTGCACTTCTACTTATTGAAAGCGACTTGAAACTAACCAATTCTTTAAAAACACTCGATCTTTCTATTTCTTGTTTAGGACAGTAGTGCTAAAATGGACTCCCTAGTAGTATGCAATATGCAAACAAGCTGTAATTTGGATTTGTAAACGAGCGTGCTTATTATGTTAGTTTTGGAATGAGTAACAGGTGGTACAACTTCTCTTCATTAAGAAAGACAAGATGATTCTTCCCTTCTCCTAGAGGTAAACTCTACAACAAGAGTAAGAAATTCCAGCTGAATATTTTAATCATTTAATTGCTTTCTCTTTGCAACTTCATTGGGATAAAGAATCAATTTTTGCATATATATCTTCTTACCAACACACATGAAGAATGCCAGCAGAtttagatttttttttttaactttttgtGTCGGAGTTCGAATCAGTTATGGCATCTGGAGCAGGAAAATCAGCAGCATTGCTCTTCTTGGTAATTAATCTTATACTTTATCTAGTTGTAATCATTCTTGCAGCATGGGATGTGGATCACGCAATGGAAAAGACTCATGAAACAGGTACTTTTGCATCAGAATTATGATAAAACAACTGCCATCTTCTTATTTTCGGGGGGTTTTAAGACACAACATTCTTAAGGCACTGTCAAATCTGATGAATCCAAAAATTCATTTGCAGCCTCTGTTCTGACAATTCCAGCTCGAATATTTCCAATTTACTTCCCAAAGGGCAACATGGCAACAGGGTTCTTTGTTATATATTCTCTTATTGCCGGTGTCGTCGGATTCATGAATTCCGTTACTGGAATTTATCATGTTATGGCATGGAATCCCCCCAGCTTACATGCAGCTGCTGCATCTTCTCTTGCAACTTGGACAATCACTTTACTTTCTATGGGGTGATCAATCAATATATCTTTAATTTACATATCTAATCTGACTGTTTACTTGCATAAATCGTAATAAACAATTTATTGTCTTCACACAGATTGGCATGCAAAGAGATCAATATTGGTTATGCAGATTCCAGCTTGGTGAGTATTTTTTTTACATGCAACTTTAGTCGTACCAGATTCAAATCCTTGTTTATTAAACTTCTAAGAGTAAATTACGAAGTTTTGGCCAAACTTAATCTCGTCTAGCCCTTTTGTGACAAAATTTCAAATTTGTAATATACTGACCAAACAttacttatatattttaaaaaggTAGCCAACAATCATTTTTCAAAGAAAACAAGGATTATTTGTTCTTAAGAAAATGTCTCCCGCCTTTTGAAAAAGTAAAAGTGATATCGGTCACAATATTGTGAATTTGTAATTTCGGCCACAATATTACAAATTTGTAATTTCGACCACTATACTACAAATTTGAAATTCTGGCCATCAAGTTGCTAAAACGGGTAACTTTCAGCTACCATTTTGCAATTTACTTAACTTTAAACATTGACTTTTGTCAGAATTTAGCTCTCGGACCTCAACTGATAAGTTCTGTTTATGTGGTTTTCCAGCGAACTCTCGAGATAATGGTAATTATACTGAGTGGGAGTCAGTTAATTTGCCTAGGGGCAATCCAAGCTGGGGTGCAAGACATTGAGAATGAGGAGGCTTTCAGCGGAAGAGTTTGAATCATTAAGTCATTTTCAAAATGTTTTTATATATCTGTGTAACATTCTCTATTACACACATAGTAACTACTCGAGTGCTTGTTTTTATATTCTAGTGTTAAATTGATGATACTTTTTGCTATTCATTTGGTTTCTAAAACTTGGATGTATATGAAAGATGACTTGTATATACCAAGACAACCTGGAAGTTGTAAATGATATTGAAGCTGATATCAACCGTCAAGTTTTAAAAAGCCCAAACTAAATTTTATTTTAAggttgttagatattgaatgcaacacagaagggggggggggaatgaatgtgtttcttggatttttagcctttttaaaacttgtttggatattgtatgaacaaagcagttttatatttgtagagatattgtgttagagaaataaatcaacaagcacagtatttcaaaactcacttaatttgtattaattaaattTGTCTTGATACAAATTCTGTGTTCTTAACAATATAAAAACTCAGCTTCTTACTTGAGAGATTACAAGAAAATATAAATCTGCTTGTTGCAactaaactaaggaccagtgcatgctttatacactagcatcACGAGTTTACAAGTTTTGCACTAAAATGTAATAAACTACTTTCTAAAACAAtttttttctatttccatttctatcttagcaaatctgtgcagaatttTGCAGGTCTGTGAACATCCTTTGTCCAGTcaatcttggcccttgatcttgtattctcccaactactttgtagacttttcaatctagtgaatagatcgtttgttgactgataatcttgaatcttgaacttctgcattctgtatttgagaggcatatcgagatctccagtttgttttatagagaagtgacatctcgataagtattataacttatcgagatctttgagttctctataggtatatttgacttgtcgaggtctcttgatctttgcatgtgaaatgacttgtcgatatgtctgagatctctacatgtagaaatgacttgtcgatatctctgagatctctacatacactttttgacttgtcgatatctctgagatctctaatgagaaattgacttgtcgatatctccaattcttcacaccttcatttgacttgtcgatatctatgagttctctacatgcagaaatgccttgtcgatatctccagttctctacatcttcatttgagtTGTCAATATCTATGaaacttctctataagccattttggacttctcgataagctatTCTAGACTTTtcgatataacttgatatgtgtcttgtcgatatcttgacttagaacatttttcatataATAGTTTTATTCAACTgcaagcttctacacttttctctgaggcatgatcatggcttgatcttcttccagagtttattccttagcttgaatctgttcacagaaaaatactccagtctaatctccTAACCTTTTTATAaactcaagaaatataatacataataataaattgattatcaaacaactaaatctcagggttgtcaaagtgacttagtcttgttattatataggcatgttttgcacaacaatctcccctaatttgtgagaagattgcttatcacaattcatgtctgataacaagactaaccctaagctaaaatcaaatacataaaaCTTGACAAATTAACAAATACAAATTTATACATTGAGTAGTTACATCAGTTTAACCGTTATAAATATTAGGTAAATTTCTCATAGCCTAAttctttcctaatgaggtccttgagatttactagcacttgaagttcttcaattatttttgTCCCTTTTAAAGCTTTTACCAGTCTGAGCCAATAATCCAGTTTGTAGCTGTTGAGG
This genomic interval from Apium graveolens cultivar Ventura chromosome 8, ASM990537v1, whole genome shotgun sequence contains the following:
- the LOC141678509 gene encoding glutamine synthetase, chloroplastic — its product is MAQILAPSVQWQTRFTKNSIEASSMTSKMWGSLFLKQNKKARVKSSTKYRALAVKSEDGTINRMEDLLNLDVTPYTDKIIAEYIWIGGTGVDVRSKSRTISKPVEHPSELPKWNYDGSSTGQAPGDDSEVILYPQAIFKDPFRGGNNILVICDTYTPQGEPIPTNKRHKAAQIFSDAKVLGEVPWFGIEQEYTLMQQNVNWPLGWPVGGYPGPQGPYYCAAGADKSFGRDISDAHYKACLYAGINISGTNGEVMPGQWEFQVGPSVGIEAGDHIWCARYLLERITEQAGVVLTLDPKPIDGDWNGAGCHTNYSTKSMREEGGFEVIKKAILNLSLRHKEHISAYGEGNERRLTGKHETASIDSFSWGVANRGCSIRVGRDTEKEGKGYLEDRRPASNMDPYIVTGLLAETTLLWEPTLEAEALAAQKLSLNV
- the LOC141678510 gene encoding membrane protein PM19L-like translates to MASGAGKSAALLFLVINLILYLVVIILAAWDVDHAMEKTHETASVLTIPARIFPIYFPKGNMATGFFVIYSLIAGVVGFMNSVTGIYHVMAWNPPSLHAAAASSLATWTITLLSMGLACKEINIGYADSSLRTLEIMVIILSGSQLICLGAIQAGVQDIENEEAFSGRV